A window from Primulina huaijiensis isolate GDHJ02 chromosome 11, ASM1229523v2, whole genome shotgun sequence encodes these proteins:
- the LOC140987265 gene encoding growth-regulating factor 4-like, translating into MSGTASTSTAVRVGGSGEVGYGGYRPPFTTMQLQELEHQAMIYKYLVAGLQIPPNLVMPIRRSFESISASLFHHPSLGYCSYYGKKFDPEPGRCRRTDGKKWRCSKDAHPDSKYCERHMHRGRNRSRKPVECQSTSQSLSTALSQISTGSISNSGSFQGSSSESFQNRPFYPTVNSSGSSLGSNLTKLQMETMPYGTKEFRYIHGLNSDSNDNGFSAEASGSVGNLGLGPSSGCGNWHFTHSQVSLSPYLKQKSDSPFIVDSSSQQNMLRAFEPIDLTMPKQQPKDLFFGSDISSAGPVQREQLPVHPFFNEWPTTKELWSNFDDDGSSKNVFSSTHLSISIPRASRDVSPRSDYSPKDA; encoded by the exons ATGAGTGGAACAGCGTCAACATCTACGGCAGTTAGGGTGGGGGGAAGTGGAGAGGTAGGTTATGGTGGATATAGGCCACCATTCACTACAATGCAGTTGCAGGAGCTGGAGCACCAAGCCATGATATACAAGTATCTGGTGGCTGGCCTTCAAATCCCACCGAACCTTGTCATGCCTATTCGGCGTAGTTTCGAGTCAATTTCTGCCAGTTTATTCCACCACCCTTCTT TGGGCTATTGTTCCTATTATGGGAAGAAATTTGATCCCGAGCCTGGGAGATGCCGAAGGACAGATGGAAAGAAGTGGAGGTGCTCCAAAGACGCACATCCAGACTCAAAATATTGTGAACGGCACATGCACCGAGGCCGCAACCGTTCAAGAAAGCCTGTGGAATGTCAATCTACTTCCCAATCCTTGTCAACTGCATTGTCTCAAATCTCGACTGGGAGCATTAGTAACAGTGGAAGCTTCCAAGGAAGCAGCAGTGAAAGCTTTCAAAACAGACCGTTTTACCCTACTGTTAATTCAAGTGGATCGTCTCTTGGTAGCAATTTGACAAAGCTGCAGATGGAAACCATGCCCTATGGGACCAAGGAGTTCAG GTATATTCACGGGCTGAATTCTGATTCCAATGATAATGGTTTCTCAGCAGAAGCTTCTGGAAGTGTTGGAAATTTAGGCTTGGGCCCTAGCTCAGGCTGTGGCAATTGGCATTTCACACATTCTCAAGTTTCTTTGAGCCCCTACTTAAAACAGAAGTCCGATTCCCCATTTATTGTTGATTCTTCTTCCCAACAAAACATGCTTCGTGCTTTTGAACCCATCGATTTGACCATGCCAAAACAGCAGCCGAAAGACTTGTTTTTTGGCAGTGATATTAGTTCAGCAGGTCCAGTACAGCGTGAGCAGCTTCCAGTACATCCCTTCTTCAATGAGTGGCCTACGACTAAGGAATTATGGTCCAATTTCGACGATGATGGATCCAGCAAAAATGTCTTTTCATCGACTCATCTGTCCATCTCAATTCCCCGAGCATCTCGTGATGTTTCTCCAAGGAGTGATTACTCTCCTAAAG ATGCTTGA
- the LOC140988445 gene encoding WAT1-related protein At1g68170-like — translation MWRLCDPMHGLKPTIMMVTVQVALTGVNVFYKLAANNGMSMRVLVAYRLIFAAATVVPIALVIERYYIIRSKIGLFRMEKLGLKTIADKAKVMGTFLSIGGSMLLTFYKGLEVKIWSTHVHIIQTNKHADGHVATANQKSINNIIGLLLALACCFSYSFSLIIQAKVSEKYPCHYSSTALISVMGSIQAVVYALCTERDWSQWKLEWDLKLLTVAYMGIVGSGIIWVLIMSCLQMRGPLFVSVFNPLLLVLVALSCSIFLDEKLYLGSVLGTGIIICGLYCVLWGKSKEIKKVCRLTPSSEDQSLKVDHNVIHGGGGIMAVAPNFVPDIEMTQALCGKEDGPDLEAKVSVPQTIVPKENA, via the exons ATGTGGAGACTTTGTGATCCGATGCATGGGTTGAAACCCACGATTATGATGGTGACAGTACAGGTTGCACTAACGGGCGTTAACGTGTTCTACAAATTGGCTGCAAACAATGGGATGAGCATGCGAGTTCTGGTTGCCTATCGCCTCATCTTTGCTGCTGCCACTGTTGTTCCTATTGCCCTCGTCATTGAAAGGTACTATATAATTAGATCCAAGATAG GATTATTTAGGATGGAGAAATTGGGGTTGAAGACAATTGCTGACAAAGCAAAGGTGATGGGGACATTTCTGAGTATAGGAGGATCTATGCTTTTGACTTTTTACAAGGGTTTGGAAGTCAAAATTTGGTCAACCCATGTTCACATTATTCAAACAAATAAACATGCAGATGGCCACGTGGCAACAGCCAACCAAAAGTCCATTAATAACATTATAGGCCTTTTGCTCGCTCTCGCTTGCTGCTTCAGTTATTCTTTTTCCTTGATTATTCAg GCTAAGGTGAGTGAGAAGTACCCTTGCCACTACTCAAGCACAGCCTTAATATCGGTAATGGGGTCGATTCAAGCTGTGGTATATGCATTGTGCACGGAAAGGGATTGGAGCCAATGGAAACTTGAATGGGACCTGAAACTCCTCACCGTAGCTTATATG GGAATCGTTGGATCTGGAATAATATGGGTTTTGATAATGTCGTGCTTACAAATGAGAGGGCCGTTGTTCGTCTCCGTTTTCAATCCGCTATTGCTTGTACTCGTAGCACTTTCTTGCTCCATATTTCTTGACGAGAAGTTATATTTGGGAAG TGTGCTTGGAACGGGGATAATAATATGTGGGTTGTACTGCGTGTTGTGGGGAAAAagcaaagaaatcaagaaagtaTGTAGACTTACTCCATCGAGTGAAGATCAAAGCTTAAAGGTCGATCATAATGTCATCCATGGCGGTGGTGGCATCATGGCTGTGGCACCAAATTTTGTACCAGACATTGAAATGACTCAAGCTCTCTGCGGAAAGGAAGACGGACCAGATTTAGAGGCTAAGGTTTCAGTACCTCAAACGATCGTGCCAAAAGAAAATGCGTAG
- the LOC140988062 gene encoding large ribosomal subunit protein uL3z, which translates to MSHRKFEHPRHGSLGFLPRKRAARHRGKVKAFPKDDPSKPCKLTAFLGYKAGMTHIVREVEKPGSKLHKKETCEAVTIVETPPMVVVGVVGYVKTPRGLRCLNTVWAQHLSEEIKRRFYKNWCKSKKKAFTKYSKKLETDEGKKDLQSQLEKLKKYASVVRVLAHTQIRKMKGLKQKKAHLMEIQVNGGTIAQKVDFAYGFFEKQIPIDAVFQKDEMIDIIGVTKGKGYEGVVTRWGVTRLPRKTHRGLRKVACIGAWHPARVSFTVARAGQNGYHHRTEMNKKIYRLGKVGNEDHSASTEFDRTEKDITPMGGFPHYGVVKDDYLMIKGCCVGPKKRVVTLRQSLLTQTSRVALEEIKLKFVDTSSKFGHGRFQTTQEKQKFYGRVKA; encoded by the exons ATGTCGCACAGGAAGTTTGAGCACCCAAGGCACGGGTCACTCGGTTTCCTTCCGAGGAAGCGGGCTGCTCGCCACAGGGGAAAGG TGAAGGCTTTTCCCAAGGATGACCCCAGCAAGCCCTGCAAGCTGACAGCCTTCTTGGGTTACAAGGCTGGGATGACTCACATTGTCCGAGAAGTTGAGAAACCCGGATCAA AACTGCATAAGAAAGAGACTTGCGAGGCTGTCACTATAGTTGAAACACCACCCATGGTGGTGGTTGGAGTGGTTGGTTACGTGAAGACTCCTCGTGGCCTTCGCTGTCTTAACACTGTTTGGGCTCAGCATCTCAGTGAGGAGATTAAGAGAAGGTTTTACAAGAACTGGTGCAAATCCAAGAAGAAGGCCTTTACCAAGTATTCCAAGAAACTGGAGACTGATGAGGGGAAGAAGGATCTCCAGTCACAGCTGGAGAAACTGAAAAAATATGCTTCTGTTGTTCGTGTACTTGCTCACACTCAG ATAAGGAAAATGAAAGGGCTGAAGCAAAAGAAGGCTCATTTGATGGAGATTCAAGTGAATGGTGGAACTATTGCTCAAAAGGTTGACTTTGCATATGGCTTCTTTGAGAAGCAGATCCCTATTGATGCTGTTTTCCAGAAAGACGAAATGATCGACATTATCGGTGTCACAAAGGGTAAAGGTTATGAAGGTGTGGTTACCCGATGGGGTGTTACTCGTCTTCCCCGCAAAACTCACAGGGGTCTTCGCAAGGTTGCTTGTATTGGAGCTTGGCACCCTGCCAGAGTTTCATTCACTGTTGCCCGAGCTGGTCAGAATGGATACCATCACCGTACTGAAATGAACAAGAAGATCTACAGGCTTGGAAAGGTGGGGAATGAAGATCACTCGGCCAGTACTGAGTTTGACAG GACGGAGAAAGATATTACGCCTATGGGTGGATTTCCTCACTACGGCGTGGTTAAGGATGATTACCTGATGATCAAGGGGTGCTGTGTTGGCCCTAAGAAAAGGGTTGTTACCCTTCGTCAGTCCCTCCTCACACAGACTTCTCGTGTTGCCCTTGAAGAGATTAAGCTCAAGTTTGTCGATACCTCGTCCAAGTTTGGACACGGACGCTTCCAGACAACACAGGAGAAGCAGAAGTTTTATGGTCGAGTCAAGGCTTAG